The following proteins come from a genomic window of Halomarina ordinaria:
- a CDS encoding S26 family signal peptidase, giving the protein MNDPGEEDDRPAGVEWIRWLLTTDDSAVVYVREVLSSVAVVLVVGLLLFTVSGVWPPLVAIESPSMEPNIQQGDLVFVMEEHRFAGDAATTAGGASTGVVTRETGQGNGYTEFSEPGDVIVFRPDGSQGATPIIHRAHLWVDEGENWYDRANPDYVGTADDCEELPACPAPNAGFITKGDNPATNQQYDQVAGIARVPVQPDWVIGTAEFRIPLLGNIRLLFSYLFFGGDQVLTTVVAAGTVGAAGVTLVARD; this is encoded by the coding sequence ATGAACGACCCCGGTGAGGAGGACGACCGACCGGCCGGAGTGGAGTGGATTCGGTGGCTTCTCACCACGGACGACAGCGCCGTCGTCTACGTCCGCGAGGTACTCAGCAGCGTCGCCGTCGTGCTGGTCGTCGGGTTACTGCTCTTCACCGTCAGCGGGGTCTGGCCGCCGTTGGTCGCTATCGAGAGCCCGAGCATGGAGCCGAACATCCAGCAGGGGGACCTCGTGTTCGTGATGGAGGAACACCGCTTCGCCGGCGACGCGGCGACAACCGCGGGCGGCGCGTCGACGGGCGTCGTCACCAGGGAGACCGGTCAGGGCAACGGCTACACGGAGTTCTCGGAACCGGGCGACGTCATCGTCTTCCGCCCCGACGGGAGCCAGGGTGCCACCCCCATCATCCACCGGGCGCACCTCTGGGTCGACGAGGGCGAGAACTGGTACGACCGGGCGAACCCCGACTACGTCGGGACCGCCGACGACTGCGAGGAACTACCGGCCTGTCCGGCCCCCAACGCCGGCTTCATCACGAAGGGCGACAACCCGGCGACGAACCAGCAGTACGACCAGGTCGCCGGCATCGCGCGAGTCCCCGTCCAACCCGACTGGGTCATCGGGACCGCCGAGTTCCGCATCCCGCTGCTCGGCAACATCCGTCTCCTGTTCAGCTACCTGTTCTTCGGGGGCGACCAGGTGCTGACGACCGTCGTCGCGGCCGGTACCGTCGGGGCGGCCGGCGTGACGCTCGTCGCACGCGACTGA
- a CDS encoding Cdc6/Cdc18 family protein produces the protein MTDDHSDRPQADGAPDDVDTDAEADAATDRDADVDSTTETDTEAVADDVDTTVPADDPGNEAEAGTGPTDPTAAGAPTDEPTTDEPAVDEPAVDEPTASGTTTGDVPTADSIDASTVDASTVDTDGAGTGSLSDPPLTEGADEAAPGLFDDLLSGEPIFENKEVLRPSYTPRRLPHREEQINNMATILVTALRGDTPSNILIYGKTGTGKTASAKFVSEELESTSQKYEVPCEVQYINCEVTDTQYRVLAQLANKFIEENTERIDARLDRLTDLRERVDADDHPDALADSGFADRATLDARIEELEADREQFEPVPMTGWPTDRVYSTFFEAVDYQERVVVIMLDEIDKLVEKSGDDTLYNLSRMNSELDNSRVSIMGISNDLKFTDFLDPRVKSSLGEEEIVFPPYDANQLRDILQARADVAFKGDALSEDVIPLCAAFAAQEHGDARRALDLLRTAGELAERDRTEHINEEHVRRAQEKIELDRVVEVVRTLPTQSKLVLYAVILLERNGVHNINTGEVFNIYKRLCAEIDLDVLTQRRVTDLISELDMLGIVNAVVVSKGRYGRTKEMGLSVPLEETEAVLLSDSRLGDVEDAQPFVQARFDDN, from the coding sequence ATGACCGACGACCACTCAGACCGACCGCAGGCGGACGGTGCGCCGGACGACGTAGACACGGACGCCGAGGCGGACGCCGCGACCGACCGGGACGCCGATGTCGACTCGACGACCGAGACCGACACCGAAGCCGTGGCCGACGATGTCGATACGACCGTACCTGCCGACGACCCCGGGAACGAGGCCGAGGCAGGGACCGGGCCGACCGACCCGACCGCGGCCGGGGCGCCCACCGATGAACCGACCACCGACGAACCGGCAGTCGACGAACCGGCAGTCGACGAACCGACCGCCTCCGGGACGACCACGGGCGACGTGCCCACCGCCGACAGCATCGACGCGAGTACCGTCGACGCGAGTACCGTCGACACGGACGGTGCCGGCACGGGTTCCCTCTCGGACCCGCCGCTGACCGAAGGGGCCGACGAGGCGGCCCCCGGCCTGTTCGACGACCTCCTGAGCGGCGAACCCATCTTCGAAAACAAGGAGGTGCTCCGCCCCTCCTACACGCCGCGACGTCTGCCCCACCGCGAGGAGCAGATCAACAACATGGCGACCATCCTCGTCACCGCGCTGCGCGGTGACACGCCGTCGAACATCCTCATCTACGGGAAGACGGGGACCGGCAAGACCGCGAGCGCGAAGTTCGTCAGCGAGGAACTCGAGTCCACCTCCCAGAAATACGAGGTGCCCTGCGAGGTCCAGTACATCAACTGCGAGGTGACCGACACGCAGTACCGCGTGCTCGCCCAGCTCGCGAACAAGTTCATCGAGGAGAACACCGAGCGCATCGACGCCCGCCTCGACCGACTGACCGACCTCCGTGAGCGTGTGGACGCCGACGACCATCCCGACGCGCTCGCCGACTCCGGGTTCGCCGACCGGGCGACGCTCGACGCGCGCATCGAGGAACTGGAAGCCGACCGCGAGCAGTTCGAACCCGTCCCCATGACGGGGTGGCCGACCGACCGCGTCTACTCGACGTTCTTCGAGGCGGTCGACTACCAGGAGCGCGTCGTCGTCATCATGCTCGACGAGATAGACAAACTCGTCGAGAAGAGCGGCGACGACACGCTGTACAACCTCTCGCGCATGAACTCGGAACTGGACAACTCCCGGGTGTCCATCATGGGTATCTCGAACGACCTCAAGTTCACCGACTTCCTCGACCCGCGCGTGAAGTCGAGCCTCGGCGAGGAGGAAATCGTCTTCCCGCCGTACGACGCCAACCAGTTGCGCGACATCCTCCAGGCGCGCGCCGACGTCGCGTTCAAGGGCGACGCCCTCTCGGAGGACGTCATCCCGCTGTGCGCCGCCTTCGCCGCGCAGGAACACGGCGACGCCCGGCGCGCGCTCGACTTGCTCCGGACGGCGGGCGAACTCGCCGAGCGCGACCGGACCGAACACATCAACGAGGAGCACGTGCGGCGCGCACAGGAGAAGATCGAACTCGACCGGGTCGTCGAGGTGGTCCGGACCCTCCCGACGCAGTCGAAGCTCGTCCTCTACGCCGTCATCCTCCTCGAACGCAACGGCGTCCACAACATCAACACGGGCGAGGTGTTCAACATCTACAAGCGCCTCTGCGCGGAGATCGACCTGGACGTCCTCACCCAGCGGCGCGTCACCGACCTCATCAGCGAACTGGACATGCTCGGCATCGTCAACGCCGTCGTCGTCAGCAAGGGTCGCTACGGCCGCACCAAGGAGATGGGGCTCTCCGTCCCCCTGGAGGAGACGGAGGCGGTCCTGCTCAGCGACTCGCGACTCGGCGACGTCGAGGACGCCCAGCCGTTCGTCCAGGCGCGCTTCGACGACAACTGA
- a CDS encoding Era-like GTP-binding protein has product MGLLTDIRDSISRVTTRFFEGPNQEPKRIGIYGPPNAGKTTLANRIARDWTGDAVGPESHVPHETRRARRKENVEIQRNGHSVTIDIVDTPGVTTKVDYKEFLEHDIEKDDAVRRSREATEGVAEAMHWLREDVDGVIYVLDSAEDPFTQVNTMLIGIIESRDLPVLIFANKIDLDESSVQRISNAFPQHETVPLSALEGENMDEVYDKIAEYFA; this is encoded by the coding sequence ATGGGACTGCTCACCGACATCAGGGATAGCATCTCGCGAGTCACGACGCGATTCTTCGAGGGGCCGAACCAGGAGCCGAAACGCATCGGTATCTACGGCCCACCGAACGCCGGCAAGACGACGCTCGCGAACCGCATCGCACGCGACTGGACGGGCGACGCCGTCGGTCCGGAGAGTCACGTACCGCACGAGACACGTCGAGCGCGACGCAAGGAGAACGTCGAGATACAGCGCAACGGTCACTCCGTCACCATCGACATCGTCGACACGCCCGGCGTGACGACGAAAGTCGACTACAAGGAGTTCCTCGAACACGACATCGAGAAGGACGACGCGGTGCGCCGCTCCCGGGAGGCGACGGAGGGCGTCGCCGAGGCGATGCACTGGCTCCGGGAGGACGTCGACGGCGTCATCTACGTGCTCGACAGCGCAGAGGACCCGTTCACGCAGGTCAACACGATGCTCATCGGCATCATCGAGAGTCGCGACCTGCCCGTGCTCATCTTCGCCAACAAGATCGACCTGGACGAATCGAGCGTCCAGCGTATCTCGAACGCGTTCCCACAACACGAGACGGTTCCGCTCTCGGCGCTCGAGGGCGAGAACATGGACGAGGTCTACGACAAGATCGCGGAGTACTTCGCCTGA
- a CDS encoding DUF2073 domain-containing protein, whose translation MPEYTTSDGEGVQIDLISGERMSNLRTMEKIRLILDGVHKGNIVILEDGLSPDEESKLIEVTMNEISPDEFTGIEIETYPRPSRNEGGFLGRLMGRDTDDNKLTVIGPANRIETLHKDENLISALVTRK comes from the coding sequence ATGCCGGAATACACCACCTCCGACGGCGAGGGCGTCCAGATCGACCTCATCAGCGGCGAGCGCATGTCGAACCTCCGTACGATGGAGAAGATTCGACTCATCCTCGACGGCGTCCACAAGGGGAACATCGTCATCCTCGAGGACGGCCTCTCGCCGGACGAGGAGTCGAAGCTCATCGAGGTGACGATGAACGAGATCAGCCCCGACGAGTTCACGGGCATCGAGATAGAGACGTACCCCCGCCCGAGTCGAAACGAGGGAGGGTTCCTCGGTCGCCTGATGGGCCGCGACACGGACGACAACAAGCTCACCGTCATCGGCCCCGCGAACCGAATCGAGACGCTCCACAAGGACGAGAACCTCATCAGCGCGCTCGTCACCCGGAAATAA
- a CDS encoding OapC/ArvC family zinc-ribbon domain-containing protein codes for MPHQCTECGHVFADGSKEMLSGCPECGGTKFQFHPKDAPIPETPPADAAPPDREDGGVAETVGRATTTVRGWVHGDTDPVTSSGTGTVDRERAQSDAGVDEAVDAPRSDVAAESDPSADPDREDAAQASARRDVASPDELPDPPEQDAPADGRVVREPTGERPDLSQLREELNEQFESIKILEPGQYELNLMELYDREEYIIALQENGRYVIQMPENWIGRDPDEDD; via the coding sequence ATGCCCCACCAGTGTACCGAGTGCGGACACGTGTTCGCCGACGGTTCGAAGGAGATGCTCTCGGGCTGTCCGGAGTGCGGCGGGACGAAGTTCCAGTTCCACCCGAAGGACGCCCCCATCCCCGAGACCCCACCGGCCGACGCCGCCCCGCCCGACCGCGAGGACGGCGGGGTCGCGGAGACGGTCGGCCGGGCCACCACGACCGTCCGTGGCTGGGTACACGGTGACACGGATCCGGTGACGTCGAGTGGAACCGGAACCGTCGACCGGGAGCGGGCACAGTCGGACGCCGGGGTCGACGAGGCGGTGGACGCTCCCCGGTCGGACGTCGCCGCCGAGAGCGACCCGAGCGCCGACCCGGACCGGGAGGACGCCGCCCAGGCGTCCGCGCGCCGGGACGTCGCCTCGCCCGACGAACTCCCCGACCCGCCCGAACAGGACGCCCCCGCCGACGGTCGGGTCGTACGCGAACCCACCGGCGAGCGTCCGGACCTCTCACAACTTCGCGAGGAACTCAACGAGCAGTTCGAGAGCATCAAGATACTCGAACCCGGCCAGTACGAACTCAACCTGATGGAACTGTACGACCGCGAGGAGTACATCATCGCCCTCCAGGAGAACGGGCGCTACGTCATCCAGATGCCCGAGAACTGGATCGGTCGCGACCCCGACGAGGACGACTGA
- a CDS encoding DUF7089 family protein, producing the protein MFTERDLPEDVSGVRASHATGALVLDCEADFETLPPAQAEELGLLVDALDPTSYPEEWLPPEVPTQLRRYVGTEFTVGMPGDGGVTWTRQTDPPIVFVKARTEGSPEDFLDFLVAEALVEVALDRPEHFLGFFEGRYRDLAAATRLSPADTYQLAVALYDASLGLDTREVFRGWDEEFPRLHDAWVDAGERLQPRLSDLPREVATGRTSFPAAAELACAGVKHGLDVPTPFGALDTEAYRDHGADYAVTWARKTFEKLRE; encoded by the coding sequence ATGTTCACCGAGCGGGACCTCCCCGAGGACGTCAGCGGGGTTCGAGCGTCGCACGCGACGGGTGCGCTCGTCCTCGACTGCGAGGCGGACTTCGAGACGCTCCCGCCGGCACAGGCCGAGGAGCTCGGCCTGCTCGTCGACGCCCTCGACCCCACGAGCTACCCCGAGGAGTGGCTTCCGCCGGAGGTACCGACCCAGCTCCGGCGGTACGTCGGGACCGAGTTCACCGTCGGGATGCCGGGTGACGGCGGCGTGACGTGGACGCGCCAGACCGACCCGCCCATCGTCTTCGTGAAGGCCCGGACCGAGGGGTCGCCCGAGGACTTCCTCGACTTCCTCGTCGCGGAGGCGCTCGTCGAGGTGGCCCTCGACCGTCCGGAGCACTTCCTCGGGTTCTTCGAGGGGCGGTACCGCGACCTCGCGGCCGCCACCCGACTGTCGCCGGCGGACACCTACCAGCTGGCGGTGGCGCTCTACGACGCCTCCCTCGGTCTCGACACCCGAGAGGTGTTTCGTGGGTGGGACGAGGAGTTCCCCCGGCTCCACGACGCGTGGGTCGACGCCGGCGAGCGTCTCCAGCCCCGTCTCTCCGACCTCCCGCGAGAGGTGGCGACCGGACGAACGTCGTTCCCCGCCGCCGCGGAACTCGCCTGCGCGGGGGTGAAACACGGCCTCGACGTCCCGACGCCGTTCGGCGCGCTCGACACCGAAGCCTACCGGGACCACGGCGCCGACTACGCGGTGACCTGGGCGCGAAAGACGTTCGAGAAACTCAGGGAGTGA
- a CDS encoding glutathione S-transferase N-terminal domain-containing protein, whose translation MANLELYELEGCPYCAKVTSKLDELGLEYESHTVPRSHGDRTEVKEVSGQTGVPVLVDEDNGVEGMAESDDIVEYLESTYGNGASA comes from the coding sequence ATGGCAAACCTCGAACTGTACGAACTCGAAGGCTGCCCGTACTGCGCGAAGGTGACGTCCAAGCTCGACGAACTGGGCCTGGAGTACGAGTCACACACGGTCCCCCGGTCCCACGGCGACCGCACCGAGGTGAAGGAAGTCAGCGGTCAGACCGGCGTTCCCGTCCTCGTCGACGAGGACAACGGCGTCGAGGGGATGGCGGAGTCCGACGACATCGTCGAGTACCTCGAATCGACCTACGGGAACGGCGCGAGCGCCTGA
- a CDS encoding transcriptional regulator: MSRSALVDNVTAMLADAGFLVSDRCAVRPKSFDVAARRGNDVILAKILGNIDSFDGLTGAEMRRLGTYLDATPMVIGLRTRDEDLKPGVVYFRHGVPVLSPDTAMDLFVEGVPPLIYAAPGGLYVTIDGDILADARRERDWSLGRLAKELGVSRRTVSKYEDGMNASVEVAARLEELFDAPLTNPIDVFDAEVDDADPTPDDPEAGEADKPLLAVLTRVGFDVHPTLRSPFKAVSEDDQRHQALLTGHSEFDRTAEKRARIMSSVGEVTRTQSFYVVDRATRERVDRTVLIERDEVERIDEAEDLRDLLRERAVDVEEPA; this comes from the coding sequence ATGTCACGGTCCGCACTGGTCGACAACGTGACTGCGATGCTCGCGGACGCGGGCTTCCTCGTGAGCGACCGGTGTGCCGTTCGCCCGAAGAGCTTCGACGTCGCCGCCCGTCGCGGGAACGACGTCATCCTCGCGAAGATACTGGGCAACATCGACTCCTTCGACGGCCTGACCGGCGCCGAGATGCGTCGCCTCGGGACCTACCTCGACGCGACGCCGATGGTCATCGGCCTCCGGACACGCGACGAGGACCTGAAACCCGGCGTCGTCTACTTCCGCCACGGCGTGCCGGTCCTCTCGCCGGACACCGCGATGGACCTCTTCGTCGAGGGGGTGCCGCCGCTCATCTACGCCGCTCCCGGGGGACTCTACGTCACCATCGACGGCGACATCCTGGCGGACGCCCGCCGTGAGCGCGACTGGAGCCTCGGCCGCCTCGCGAAGGAACTCGGCGTCTCGCGACGCACCGTCTCGAAGTACGAGGACGGTATGAACGCGAGCGTCGAGGTGGCGGCCCGCCTCGAAGAACTGTTCGACGCGCCGCTCACCAACCCCATCGACGTCTTCGACGCGGAGGTCGACGACGCCGACCCCACCCCGGATGACCCGGAGGCGGGGGAGGCCGACAAGCCGCTCCTCGCCGTGTTGACCCGCGTCGGCTTCGACGTCCACCCCACGCTCCGCTCGCCGTTCAAGGCCGTCAGCGAGGATGACCAGCGCCACCAGGCGCTGTTGACCGGTCACTCCGAGTTCGACCGCACGGCCGAGAAGCGCGCGCGCATCATGAGCTCCGTCGGCGAGGTGACGCGCACCCAGTCGTTCTACGTCGTCGACCGCGCCACCCGCGAGCGCGTCGACCGGACGGTGCTCATCGAGCGCGACGAGGTCGAGCGCATCGACGAGGCGGAGGACCTCCGCGACCTCCTGCGCGAGCGGGCGGTCGACGTCGAGGAGCCGGCCTGA
- a CDS encoding tRNA(Ile)(2)-agmatinylcytidine synthase, with product MTIVGLDDTDSREQGMCTTFVAARLAERLRERGRVERLLLVRLNPAVKHKTRGNAALAVHTDVDPATAFDVAYETVDEAAVVDDDRTNPGLVVLPDDPDDDTPVDGRDALAAFARAAVRDHLTIADAEALVDHAGYRSASWGDGRGRIGALAAAGAWAAWRQSGADEGTGVDTDGTVAATDPFAEWTYERISYRERERWGTDRQVDADSAFAAADREYPLVWDTVDRETGAVVCVPHTPCPILHGVRGDDPEAVARTAAAIEGESVLHRETFLTNQGTDAHLREGTAGEALDGRAYRLDGTVTGAPETRRGGHVFLELTGEGGTIQCAAFEPTKHFRDRVRALRTGDELTVCGEFTDRAPDADTADGSTTGGTLKLEKFAVRDLVRTERVTPTCPDCDRRMESAGRDQGYRCRDCGTTAEGKAERPVDRDLDLGWYEVPPCARRHIAKPLVRGGFDAPTYPER from the coding sequence GTGACCATCGTCGGCCTCGACGACACCGACTCCCGCGAGCAGGGGATGTGTACCACGTTCGTCGCCGCCCGTCTCGCCGAGCGATTGCGCGAACGCGGGCGCGTCGAGCGTCTGCTCCTCGTCCGTCTCAACCCCGCGGTGAAACACAAGACACGGGGGAACGCGGCGCTGGCCGTCCACACCGACGTCGACCCGGCGACGGCGTTCGACGTCGCGTACGAGACGGTCGACGAGGCCGCCGTAGTCGACGACGACCGGACGAACCCCGGCCTCGTCGTCCTCCCCGACGACCCGGACGACGACACCCCCGTCGACGGCCGCGACGCGCTGGCGGCGTTCGCCCGCGCCGCGGTCCGCGACCACCTCACCATCGCCGACGCCGAGGCGCTCGTCGACCACGCGGGCTACCGGAGCGCGTCGTGGGGCGACGGCCGCGGTCGTATCGGAGCGCTCGCCGCCGCGGGCGCGTGGGCCGCCTGGCGCCAGTCGGGGGCGGACGAGGGGACGGGCGTCGACACCGACGGAACCGTGGCTGCGACCGACCCGTTCGCCGAGTGGACCTACGAGCGCATCTCCTACCGCGAGCGCGAGCGCTGGGGAACCGACCGGCAGGTCGACGCCGACTCCGCCTTCGCCGCCGCCGACCGCGAGTACCCCCTCGTGTGGGACACGGTCGACCGCGAGACGGGCGCGGTGGTCTGCGTCCCGCACACCCCCTGTCCCATCCTCCACGGCGTCCGCGGCGACGACCCCGAGGCCGTCGCGCGGACCGCGGCCGCCATCGAGGGGGAATCCGTCCTGCACCGCGAGACGTTCCTCACGAACCAGGGGACCGACGCCCACCTCCGCGAGGGGACGGCGGGCGAGGCACTCGACGGCCGGGCCTACCGGCTCGACGGCACCGTCACGGGCGCGCCCGAGACCCGCCGGGGAGGACACGTCTTCCTCGAGCTGACCGGCGAGGGGGGTACCATCCAGTGTGCCGCCTTCGAACCGACCAAGCACTTCCGCGATAGAGTGCGTGCGCTCCGCACAGGCGACGAACTCACCGTCTGCGGCGAGTTCACCGACCGTGCCCCCGACGCCGATACCGCCGACGGCTCGACGACCGGCGGAACGCTCAAACTAGAGAAGTTCGCCGTCAGGGACCTCGTGAGGACCGAGCGCGTCACGCCGACCTGTCCCGACTGCGACCGTCGGATGGAGAGCGCGGGGCGCGACCAGGGCTATCGGTGCCGGGACTGCGGGACGACGGCCGAGGGGAAGGCCGAACGTCCCGTGGACCGCGACCTCGACCTCGGCTGGTACGAGGTGCCGCCGTGTGCCCGTCGACACATCGCGAAGCCGCTCGTCCGCGGCGGGTTCGACGCGCCGACGTACCCCGAGCGCTGA
- a CDS encoding pyridoxal-phosphate dependent enzyme: MLHCPACGTDYEDRWRCPCGHPLEFDERPRPDRFDPDPREGLWAYAPFLPVERRVSFGEGYTPLVDAPRWDAGFKLEYVFPTGSFKDRGATTTLSRAVDVGAERVVEDSSGNAGAAIATYAARAGVDCAIYVPAAVKESKVRAIERAGAEVVRVEGSREAVTDACVDAVEDGEGWYASHAWNPAFFAGTATFAYELAHQRDWAVPDAVVLPLGHGTLFLGAYRGFRALVEAGWTDRLPRLLGVQATGYDPIARELHGEGGEERNDLADGIQIRDPVRREEILAAVEATDGDVIGVGSDAVRRELDALHADGFYTEPTCAAAPAGLRAYRERGVLDDGADVVVPLTGSGLKT, encoded by the coding sequence ATGCTCCACTGTCCCGCCTGTGGAACCGACTACGAGGACCGCTGGCGCTGTCCGTGCGGTCACCCGCTGGAGTTCGACGAACGGCCGCGTCCCGACCGCTTCGACCCGGACCCACGCGAGGGGCTCTGGGCCTACGCTCCCTTCCTCCCCGTCGAGCGGCGCGTCTCGTTCGGCGAGGGGTACACTCCCCTCGTCGACGCCCCGCGGTGGGACGCGGGGTTCAAACTGGAGTACGTCTTCCCGACGGGGAGCTTCAAGGACCGCGGCGCGACCACGACGCTCTCGCGGGCCGTCGACGTGGGTGCGGAGCGCGTCGTCGAGGACTCCTCGGGGAACGCGGGGGCGGCCATCGCCACCTACGCCGCCCGCGCGGGCGTCGACTGCGCCATCTACGTCCCGGCGGCCGTCAAGGAGTCGAAGGTACGCGCCATCGAGCGCGCCGGCGCCGAGGTGGTGCGCGTCGAGGGGTCGCGCGAGGCGGTCACCGACGCCTGCGTCGACGCCGTCGAGGACGGCGAGGGCTGGTACGCCAGCCACGCGTGGAACCCCGCGTTCTTCGCCGGGACGGCGACGTTCGCCTACGAACTCGCCCACCAGCGCGACTGGGCGGTGCCGGACGCCGTCGTCCTCCCGCTGGGCCACGGCACGCTCTTCCTCGGGGCCTACCGGGGCTTTCGCGCGCTGGTAGAGGCGGGCTGGACCGACCGGTTGCCGCGTTTGCTCGGCGTGCAGGCGACGGGGTACGACCCCATCGCGCGGGAGTTGCACGGCGAGGGCGGCGAGGAGCGAAACGACCTGGCCGACGGCATCCAGATACGGGACCCGGTGCGCCGCGAGGAGATACTCGCGGCCGTCGAGGCGACCGACGGCGACGTCATCGGCGTCGGGAGCGACGCCGTCCGGCGCGAACTCGACGCGCTGCACGCCGACGGGTTCTACACGGAGCCGACGTGCGCGGCCGCCCCGGCGGGGCTCAGGGCGTACCGCGAGCGCGGCGTCCTCGACGACGGTGCGGACGTGGTCGTTCCACTGACGGGGAGCGGGTTGAAGACCTGA